A DNA window from Gigantopelta aegis isolate Gae_Host chromosome 4, Gae_host_genome, whole genome shotgun sequence contains the following coding sequences:
- the LOC121372202 gene encoding nuclear apoptosis-inducing factor 1-like isoform X1, which produces MLCIFRAVPTREFNLNKVNYLAGQEVSMVDYPHEHRQKRRPKFNSLELEALVDAVSIYQNTIYAKFCDFETNSKKHTAWVSVTASVNAVSTVRRSVDEIRRKWRDWSSVIKNKEQRRRRAQNNTEGGNRIITMAPVEEKVVTIIGKTAIEGINCGTDSSAADTSCSESMSPSAHAASCSKNACVEGMPVECTWTVTNRIPPTSITVMCSADSRTAELAERNRSAELAERIRSAELAERNRSAELAERIRSAELAERNRSAELTERNRSRSRSSSPHNPDRSRTRVKHAKRSRTDLASTEASSSPDDSDPTHQLVQIERSRLKVEQERLFVEKRRLQLEEKKIQLLQTLVSAMANSNESGIQNHVNESPFSFVG; this is translated from the exons ATGCTGTGTATCTTTCGCGCAGTGCCTACGCGCGAGTTTAATTTGAACAAGGTAAATTATTTAGCTGGCCAGGAAGTAAGCATGGTTGACTATCCACACGAACATAGACAAAAACGACGACCGAAATTCAATTCGCTGGAACTGGAGGCGTTGGTGGACGCTGTTAGTATTTATCAGAACACTATTTATGCCAAGTTCTGTGACTTCGAAACAAACAGTAAGAAACACACTGCGTGGGTTTCGGTCACCGCCAGTGTCAATGCGGTATCGACAGTAAGACGCAGTGTTGACGAAATTCGTCGTAAATGGCGTGACTGGTCGTCtgtgattaaaaacaaagaacaacGGCGAAGAAGAGCCCAAAACAATACCGAGGGAGGCAACCGTATCATCACTATGGCTCCGGTGGAGGAGAAAGTAGTCACCATAATTGGGAAGACCGCCATAGAGGGAATAAACTGTGGAACTGACAGTTCCGCAGCAGATACGTCCTGCTCAGAAAGTATGTCCCCATCTGCACATGCAGCAAGTTGCAGTAAAAACGCGTGTGTGGAAGGAATGCCAGTAGAATGTACATGGACAGTGACGAACAGGATTCCACCCACTTCTATAACGGTGATGTGTTCTGCTGACAGTCGTACTGCGGAACTTGCCGAGAGAAACAGGTCTGCGGAACTTGCCGAGAGAATCAGGTCGGCAGAACTTGCCGAGAGAAACAGGTCTGCGGAACTTGCCGAGAGAATCAGGTCGGCAGAACTTGCCGAGAGAAACAGGTCGGCGGAACTTACCGAAAGAAACAGGTCGCGCAGTAGATCATCCAGTCCCCACAACCCAGACAGAAG CAGAACGAGAGTTAAACATGCTAAAAGATCACGCACAGATTTGGCCTCGACAGAAGCATCGTCGTCACCCGATGACAGTGACCCAACCCATCAACTTGTTCAGATCGAAAGGAGTCGGCTGAAAGTGGAGCAGGAGAGACTGTTCGTGGAAAAACGTCGCCTACAACTGGAAGAGAAGAAAATTCAGTTGCTACAGACATTGGTATCTGCAATGGCAAATAGCAATGAAAGTGGGATACAAAATCATGTAAATGAATCGCCTTTTTCATTTGTGGGGTAA
- the LOC121372202 gene encoding nuclear apoptosis-inducing factor 1-like isoform X2 → MLCIFRAVPTREFNLNKVNYLAGQEVSMVDYPHEHRQKRRPKFNSLELEALVDAVSIYQNTIYAKFCDFETNSKKHTAWVSVTASVNAVSTVRRSVDEIRRKWRDWSSVIKNKEQRRRRAQNNTEGGNRIITMAPVEEKVVTIIGKTAIEGINCGTDSSAADTSCSESMSPSAHAASCSKNACVEGMPVECTWTVTNRIPPTSITVMCSADSRTAELAERNRSAELAERIRSAELAERNRSAELAERIRSAELAERNRSAELTERNRSRSRSSSPHNPDRRTRVKHAKRSRTDLASTEASSSPDDSDPTHQLVQIERSRLKVEQERLFVEKRRLQLEEKKIQLLQTLVSAMANSNESGIQNHVNESPFSFVG, encoded by the exons ATGCTGTGTATCTTTCGCGCAGTGCCTACGCGCGAGTTTAATTTGAACAAGGTAAATTATTTAGCTGGCCAGGAAGTAAGCATGGTTGACTATCCACACGAACATAGACAAAAACGACGACCGAAATTCAATTCGCTGGAACTGGAGGCGTTGGTGGACGCTGTTAGTATTTATCAGAACACTATTTATGCCAAGTTCTGTGACTTCGAAACAAACAGTAAGAAACACACTGCGTGGGTTTCGGTCACCGCCAGTGTCAATGCGGTATCGACAGTAAGACGCAGTGTTGACGAAATTCGTCGTAAATGGCGTGACTGGTCGTCtgtgattaaaaacaaagaacaacGGCGAAGAAGAGCCCAAAACAATACCGAGGGAGGCAACCGTATCATCACTATGGCTCCGGTGGAGGAGAAAGTAGTCACCATAATTGGGAAGACCGCCATAGAGGGAATAAACTGTGGAACTGACAGTTCCGCAGCAGATACGTCCTGCTCAGAAAGTATGTCCCCATCTGCACATGCAGCAAGTTGCAGTAAAAACGCGTGTGTGGAAGGAATGCCAGTAGAATGTACATGGACAGTGACGAACAGGATTCCACCCACTTCTATAACGGTGATGTGTTCTGCTGACAGTCGTACTGCGGAACTTGCCGAGAGAAACAGGTCTGCGGAACTTGCCGAGAGAATCAGGTCGGCAGAACTTGCCGAGAGAAACAGGTCTGCGGAACTTGCCGAGAGAATCAGGTCGGCAGAACTTGCCGAGAGAAACAGGTCGGCGGAACTTACCGAAAGAAACAGGTCGCGCAGTAGATCATCCAGTCCCCACAACCCAGACAGAAG AACGAGAGTTAAACATGCTAAAAGATCACGCACAGATTTGGCCTCGACAGAAGCATCGTCGTCACCCGATGACAGTGACCCAACCCATCAACTTGTTCAGATCGAAAGGAGTCGGCTGAAAGTGGAGCAGGAGAGACTGTTCGTGGAAAAACGTCGCCTACAACTGGAAGAGAAGAAAATTCAGTTGCTACAGACATTGGTATCTGCAATGGCAAATAGCAATGAAAGTGGGATACAAAATCATGTAAATGAATCGCCTTTTTCATTTGTGGGGTAA